Proteins from a single region of Abyssalbus ytuae:
- a CDS encoding peroxiredoxin-like family protein, protein MKNLTLTLLVLFFTISCKKQVEKETKETEKEVTEVSLETAKVTENDKPVIDYASFGIAAGDIPKGLETGSEVPEVNLINEKGETVSLANLYEAKPLVVIFYRGYWCPVCNKYLSALTANVSQIEEKGAGIIAITPETYENIAKTREKTGLSIPVYYDKDGAAMKAFDVDFAVTTQYDEKIQEKLNASIKETNGADTSFLPVPATYIIDKEGKIIYKQFDPDYHNRASAEEILKHIPQ, encoded by the coding sequence ATGAAAAATCTAACATTAACATTATTGGTACTGTTTTTTACAATTTCATGTAAAAAGCAGGTTGAAAAAGAAACAAAAGAGACTGAAAAAGAAGTTACGGAAGTAAGCCTGGAAACTGCTAAAGTAACGGAAAACGATAAACCGGTTATAGATTATGCATCCTTTGGCATAGCCGCGGGGGATATTCCTAAAGGTTTGGAAACAGGGAGTGAAGTACCCGAAGTAAACCTTATTAATGAAAAAGGGGAAACGGTGTCCCTGGCAAATTTATATGAGGCAAAACCTTTGGTGGTGATTTTTTACCGGGGTTACTGGTGCCCGGTTTGCAATAAATATTTATCCGCCCTTACCGCTAATGTTTCGCAGATAGAAGAAAAAGGGGCCGGCATAATTGCTATTACACCTGAAACTTATGAAAATATTGCAAAAACCCGTGAAAAAACAGGTTTATCAATACCGGTATATTATGATAAAGACGGCGCAGCTATGAAAGCTTTTGATGTAGATTTTGCAGTTACTACCCAATATGATGAAAAAATACAGGAAAAGCTGAATGCTTCCATAAAGGAAACTAATGGGGCCGATACCTCCTTTTTGCCTGTGCCTGCTACTTATATTATTGATAAAGAAGGAAAAATAATATATAAGCAGTTTGATCCGGATTACCACAACCGTGCTTCAGCCGAAGAGATTTTAAAACACATTCCCCAATAG